Proteins from one Drosophila gunungcola strain Sukarami chromosome 3R, Dgunungcola_SK_2, whole genome shotgun sequence genomic window:
- the LOC128252005 gene encoding putative inorganic phosphate cotransporter isoform X3, protein METQQPKATRPWHYNWTELEKSYILSSYYWGCALAQFPAGYLCKRFGSKAVLFWGTLGSSLLSALTTCSVYAAGWKAYCAIRLLQGLCQVSWPCIHQHLANWCPTAERTRLGAFAYTGFDCGNVLAMYGAGMVASSSLGWPGISYSAAGLGLIWCVLWLLLGANGASEARFIGEAEKSYIVGDLQRSERTEPKKMEIPWRGIFTSVPVYALLCARCADSWGLTTMQTQLPTYLSGVLGLDMKSNAIFSALPFLLMWVMCYVYLIIADVLLHKKWMSLTALRKTYTSIALWAPASIMLTLVFMGKGQQTLVLVLVTLSVGVSSAATIGSELNTIDLSPNHAGILAGLMSSLTNLMALLTPLVVGVLVPDPSQRNQWQVVFSLAAGVLFAGNVIFLVWGTAVTQPWNESKELQRELEPEEKPFQHTKLEITADGSDGSGVSLRLNCTSP, encoded by the exons ATGGAAACACAACAACCGAAAGCGACACGCCCGTGG CACTACAATTGGACTGAGCTGGAGAAGTCATACATCCTGTCGAGCTACTACTGGGGTTGCGCACTGGCCCAGTTTCCCGCCGGCTATCTGTGTAAGCGCTTCGGATCTAAAGCGGTTCTCTTCTGGGGCACTCTGGGATCTTCCCTGCTCAGTGCCCTTACAACCTGCTCGGTCTATGCAGCCGGGTGGAAAGCGTACTGTGCGATTCGCCTGCTGCAGGGGCTGTGTCAGGTGAGCTGGCCCTGCATCCACCAGCATTTGGCCAACTGGTGTCCCACGGCGGAGCGAACGCGTCTGGGAGCGTTTGCCTACACGGGATTTGATTGCGGCAATGTGCTGGCCATGTATGGGGCGGGCATGGTGGCCAGCTCTTCACTGGGGTGGCCGGGCATTAGTTACTCGGCAGCCGGGCTGGGCCTAATTTGGTGCGTTCTTTGGCTGCTCCTGGGAGCCAATGGGGCCAGTGAGGCCAGGTTTATTGGCGAGGCGGAGAAATCCTATATCGTGGGGGATCTCCAGCGATCAGAAAGGACGGAGCCCAAGAAAATGGAGATTCCCTGGAGGGGCATTTTTACCTCAGTACCAGTCTACGCCCTACTCTGTGCCCGTTGTGCTGACAGTTGGGGACtgaccaccatgcaaactcaaTTACCTACCTACTTGAGCGGCGTCTTGGGCCTGGACATGAAAAGCAATGCGATTTTCTCGGCGCTTCCTTTCCTACTCATGTGGGTCATGTGCTACGTCTATCTGATTATTGCGGATGTACTGCTCCACAAAAAGTGGATGAGCCTGACGGCCTTAAGAAAGACCTACACGAGCATAGCTCTTTGGGCTCCGGCCTCCATTATGTTGACGCTCGTTTTCATGGGTAAAGGTCAGCAGACCTTAGTCCTCGTGTTGGTAACTCTCAGTGTGGGAGTGAGTAGTGCAGCCACGATTGGCAGCGAGCTGAACACGATTGATTTATCGCCCAACCATGCCGGGATTCTTGCCGGCCTTATGAGCAGCCTTACCAACCTGATGGCTCTTTTAACGCCCCTTGTGGTGGGCGTTTTGGTCCCGGACCCCAGTCAACGGAACCAGTGGCAGGTGGTTTTCAGCCTGGCAGCCGGAGTTCTGTTCGCCGGGAATGtgattttcttggtttggGGCACTGCCGTGACCCAGCCGTGGAACGAGTCCAAGGAATTGCAGCGGGAACTGGAGCCGGAGGAGAAGCCATTTCAGCATACTAAGCTGGAAATAACAGCTGACGGTTCCGATGGCAGCGGGGTAAGCTTAAGACTGAACTGTACGAGCCCGTGa
- the LOC128251725 gene encoding uncharacterized protein LOC128251725, giving the protein MERESLGIEVKFIHEINILRHSLTLRKQDYPSALWAFHQLEDLVLSELLLVLLVNNRRSIPYHKIWMYDDRSKEQFITSQNMEYEEFREAICIAEKLRSGNVDVNSGAGWQLASPKEVRMERESLGIEVKFIHEINILRHSLTLRKQDNNK; this is encoded by the exons ATGGAGCGCGAGTCCTTGGGCATAGAGGTGAAATTTATCCACGAGATTAATATACTGCGCCACAGCTTGACGCTTAGAAAACAGGATTACCCATCTGCCCTATGGGCCTTTCATCAGCTGGAGGATCTGGTTCTTAGCGAACTGCTGCTTGTGCTGCTTGTGAATAACAGGAGGAGCATTCCCTATCATAAAATCTGGATGTACGACGATCGCAGCAAGGAACAATTTATCACAAGCCAGAATATGGAGTACGAGGAATTTCGCGAAGCGATTTGCATTGCTGAGAAGCTTCGGTCTGGCAACGTGGATGTTAACTCTGGCGCCGGCTGGCAGCTGGCCTCACCAAAAGAG GTGCGAATGGAGCGCGAGTCCTTGGGCATAGAGGTGAAATTTATCCACGAGATTAATATACTGCGCCACAGCTTGACGCTTAGAAAACaggataataataaataa
- the LOC128251726 gene encoding uncharacterized protein LOC128251726: MENSTADSFRESDFVFAQAPGYVPWPGILTRKDLRAGMVEFMCTNNRRSIPYHKIWMYDDRSKEQFITSQNMEYEEFREAICIAEKLRSGNVDVNSGAGWQLASPKEVRMERESLGIEVKFIHEINILRHSLTLRKQDNNK, translated from the exons ATGGAAAATTCAACGGCCG ACTCCTTCCGAGAAAGCGATTTCGTGTTCGCTCAGGCTCCAGGCTATGTGCCCTGGCCAGGAATTCTGACAAGAAAAGACCTTCGCGCAGGAATGGTGGAGTTTATGTGTACAAATAACAGGAGGAGCATTCCCTATCATAAAATCTGGATGTACGACGATCGCAGCAAGGAACAATTTATCACAAGCCAGAATATGGAGTACGAGGAATTTCGCGAAGCGATTTGCATTGCTGAGAAGCTTCGGTCTGGCAACGTGGATGTTAACTCTGGCGCCGGCTGGCAGCTGGCCTCACCAAAAGAG GTGCGAATGGAGCGCGAGTCCTTGGGCATAGAGGTGAAATTTATCCACGAGATTAATATACTGCGCCACAGCTTGACGCTTAGAAAACaggataataataaataa
- the LOC128252005 gene encoding putative inorganic phosphate cotransporter isoform X2 produces the protein MTNGNTTTESDTPHYNWTELEKSYILSSYYWGCALAQFPAGYLCKRFGSKAVLFWGTLGSSLLSALTTCSVYAAGWKAYCAIRLLQGLCQVSWPCIHQHLANWCPTAERTRLGAFAYTGFDCGNVLAMYGAGMVASSSLGWPGISYSAAGLGLIWCVLWLLLGANGASEARFIGEAEKSYIVGDLQRSERTEPKKMEIPWRGIFTSVPVYALLCARCADSWGLTTMQTQLPTYLSGVLGLDMKSNAIFSALPFLLMWVMCYVYLIIADVLLHKKWMSLTALRKTYTSIALWAPASIMLTLVFMGKGQQTLVLVLVTLSVGVSSAATIGSELNTIDLSPNHAGILAGLMSSLTNLMALLTPLVVGVLVPDPSQRNQWQVVFSLAAGVLFAGNVIFLVWGTAVTQPWNESKELQRELEPEEKPFQHTKLEITADGSDGSGVSLRLNCTSP, from the exons ATGACCAATGGAAACACAACAACCGAAAGCGACACGCCC CACTACAATTGGACTGAGCTGGAGAAGTCATACATCCTGTCGAGCTACTACTGGGGTTGCGCACTGGCCCAGTTTCCCGCCGGCTATCTGTGTAAGCGCTTCGGATCTAAAGCGGTTCTCTTCTGGGGCACTCTGGGATCTTCCCTGCTCAGTGCCCTTACAACCTGCTCGGTCTATGCAGCCGGGTGGAAAGCGTACTGTGCGATTCGCCTGCTGCAGGGGCTGTGTCAGGTGAGCTGGCCCTGCATCCACCAGCATTTGGCCAACTGGTGTCCCACGGCGGAGCGAACGCGTCTGGGAGCGTTTGCCTACACGGGATTTGATTGCGGCAATGTGCTGGCCATGTATGGGGCGGGCATGGTGGCCAGCTCTTCACTGGGGTGGCCGGGCATTAGTTACTCGGCAGCCGGGCTGGGCCTAATTTGGTGCGTTCTTTGGCTGCTCCTGGGAGCCAATGGGGCCAGTGAGGCCAGGTTTATTGGCGAGGCGGAGAAATCCTATATCGTGGGGGATCTCCAGCGATCAGAAAGGACGGAGCCCAAGAAAATGGAGATTCCCTGGAGGGGCATTTTTACCTCAGTACCAGTCTACGCCCTACTCTGTGCCCGTTGTGCTGACAGTTGGGGACtgaccaccatgcaaactcaaTTACCTACCTACTTGAGCGGCGTCTTGGGCCTGGACATGAAAAGCAATGCGATTTTCTCGGCGCTTCCTTTCCTACTCATGTGGGTCATGTGCTACGTCTATCTGATTATTGCGGATGTACTGCTCCACAAAAAGTGGATGAGCCTGACGGCCTTAAGAAAGACCTACACGAGCATAGCTCTTTGGGCTCCGGCCTCCATTATGTTGACGCTCGTTTTCATGGGTAAAGGTCAGCAGACCTTAGTCCTCGTGTTGGTAACTCTCAGTGTGGGAGTGAGTAGTGCAGCCACGATTGGCAGCGAGCTGAACACGATTGATTTATCGCCCAACCATGCCGGGATTCTTGCCGGCCTTATGAGCAGCCTTACCAACCTGATGGCTCTTTTAACGCCCCTTGTGGTGGGCGTTTTGGTCCCGGACCCCAGTCAACGGAACCAGTGGCAGGTGGTTTTCAGCCTGGCAGCCGGAGTTCTGTTCGCCGGGAATGtgattttcttggtttggGGCACTGCCGTGACCCAGCCGTGGAACGAGTCCAAGGAATTGCAGCGGGAACTGGAGCCGGAGGAGAAGCCATTTCAGCATACTAAGCTGGAAATAACAGCTGACGGTTCCGATGGCAGCGGGGTAAGCTTAAGACTGAACTGTACGAGCCCGTGa
- the LOC128252005 gene encoding putative inorganic phosphate cotransporter isoform X1, with the protein MPDTEEVPEKVPRLGLRHLQAGLLFYGLAANTVLQLNVSVAVVAMTNGNTTTESDTPHYNWTELEKSYILSSYYWGCALAQFPAGYLCKRFGSKAVLFWGTLGSSLLSALTTCSVYAAGWKAYCAIRLLQGLCQVSWPCIHQHLANWCPTAERTRLGAFAYTGFDCGNVLAMYGAGMVASSSLGWPGISYSAAGLGLIWCVLWLLLGANGASEARFIGEAEKSYIVGDLQRSERTEPKKMEIPWRGIFTSVPVYALLCARCADSWGLTTMQTQLPTYLSGVLGLDMKSNAIFSALPFLLMWVMCYVYLIIADVLLHKKWMSLTALRKTYTSIALWAPASIMLTLVFMGKGQQTLVLVLVTLSVGVSSAATIGSELNTIDLSPNHAGILAGLMSSLTNLMALLTPLVVGVLVPDPSQRNQWQVVFSLAAGVLFAGNVIFLVWGTAVTQPWNESKELQRELEPEEKPFQHTKLEITADGSDGSGVSLRLNCTSP; encoded by the exons atgcCTGACACGGAGGAAGTTCCTGAGAAGG TGCCTCGCCTGGGGTTGCGACACCTGCAGGCGGGTCTCCTCTTTTACGGACTGGCGGCCAACACAGTTCTGCAGCTGAACGTGAGCGTGGCAGTGGTGGCGATGACCAATGGAAACACAACAACCGAAAGCGACACGCCC CACTACAATTGGACTGAGCTGGAGAAGTCATACATCCTGTCGAGCTACTACTGGGGTTGCGCACTGGCCCAGTTTCCCGCCGGCTATCTGTGTAAGCGCTTCGGATCTAAAGCGGTTCTCTTCTGGGGCACTCTGGGATCTTCCCTGCTCAGTGCCCTTACAACCTGCTCGGTCTATGCAGCCGGGTGGAAAGCGTACTGTGCGATTCGCCTGCTGCAGGGGCTGTGTCAGGTGAGCTGGCCCTGCATCCACCAGCATTTGGCCAACTGGTGTCCCACGGCGGAGCGAACGCGTCTGGGAGCGTTTGCCTACACGGGATTTGATTGCGGCAATGTGCTGGCCATGTATGGGGCGGGCATGGTGGCCAGCTCTTCACTGGGGTGGCCGGGCATTAGTTACTCGGCAGCCGGGCTGGGCCTAATTTGGTGCGTTCTTTGGCTGCTCCTGGGAGCCAATGGGGCCAGTGAGGCCAGGTTTATTGGCGAGGCGGAGAAATCCTATATCGTGGGGGATCTCCAGCGATCAGAAAGGACGGAGCCCAAGAAAATGGAGATTCCCTGGAGGGGCATTTTTACCTCAGTACCAGTCTACGCCCTACTCTGTGCCCGTTGTGCTGACAGTTGGGGACtgaccaccatgcaaactcaaTTACCTACCTACTTGAGCGGCGTCTTGGGCCTGGACATGAAAAGCAATGCGATTTTCTCGGCGCTTCCTTTCCTACTCATGTGGGTCATGTGCTACGTCTATCTGATTATTGCGGATGTACTGCTCCACAAAAAGTGGATGAGCCTGACGGCCTTAAGAAAGACCTACACGAGCATAGCTCTTTGGGCTCCGGCCTCCATTATGTTGACGCTCGTTTTCATGGGTAAAGGTCAGCAGACCTTAGTCCTCGTGTTGGTAACTCTCAGTGTGGGAGTGAGTAGTGCAGCCACGATTGGCAGCGAGCTGAACACGATTGATTTATCGCCCAACCATGCCGGGATTCTTGCCGGCCTTATGAGCAGCCTTACCAACCTGATGGCTCTTTTAACGCCCCTTGTGGTGGGCGTTTTGGTCCCGGACCCCAGTCAACGGAACCAGTGGCAGGTGGTTTTCAGCCTGGCAGCCGGAGTTCTGTTCGCCGGGAATGtgattttcttggtttggGGCACTGCCGTGACCCAGCCGTGGAACGAGTCCAAGGAATTGCAGCGGGAACTGGAGCCGGAGGAGAAGCCATTTCAGCATACTAAGCTGGAAATAACAGCTGACGGTTCCGATGGCAGCGGGGTAAGCTTAAGACTGAACTGTACGAGCCCGTGa